Below is a window of Pseudomonas sp. B21-040 DNA.
AGCCCACGCTCGGCCACCACTGAAAACTCACTGCGCAGCAAGAAGTGCACATCGAAACCGGCACGCGCCAGCATCATCCCGTAGAACCCGCCGATTGCACCGGTTCCGATTACACCGATTGTCGGCTTGGTGACTGCCCCCATCATGGCAACTCCTCTGCTGTTTTCATCAGCGCCCGCCCGACCGCTTCATTGAGTTCGGTACCGGTCAGGCGCGATTTTAGTGCCCCGAAAAACTCGCCGTCGCGCACGACAAACAGCGCTGGCAAATGAAAAACCTGATAACGCTCGACCACCCCGCCATTGTTCCCGGCATCGATCCAGCACAGTCGATCAACGTTTAGATCGAGCCCTGGCAGTTGCTCACGGGCAAATCGGCAACTGGCGCAACCGACGCTGGTGAAAATCACCAGGGATACGCCGCTCATCGCCAGCAGCCGTTGGTCGGCATCGAAATCGGTCAGTTCCAATTCGACCACTATACTGGGGGAAACAATGTCAGATGGCCGACACAGGGAGTCCGTGTTCATGGGACGTTTTATTCCTCATCCTGACGATGTGCCCGTCGAATTAACGTTACTGACGCATGAGTGCATCTCGCGACAGCGCTTGCACACTATCAGCCTCGGGGGCATGGCTTGCAATTATCACCGGGCCTGGCGCCACGGCACGGCGCTGGAAGTGCGCATGCCCACCTTAAACCCCGACATGCGTTATCTGGGCTATGTGGCCTGGTGCCTGCGACGCAAACGCGGCTATCTGGTGGGTATTGCTTTCGTCGATGAACAGATGCTGTTCAGCGCCCGGATGGGCGAGCAGGTGTGCCAGATCGAACGCTATTGCCGCCTGCATGACGCGCATGACGACTTGCAGGGTATTCAGGCGCTGGCCCTCGAATGGGTCCAGCAGCATGCCGACGAGTTCTCTCACGACACCGTACGCAAGGCATTTGCGCAGCCAATGCTGGATTAAACCCATTGTCGAGCAGGCGGATAACGCGCTAAGGTTCGGCTCCCCGACGCGCTTAATTTGCTGTGCTCCGCCGCGCGGGTTCGCTGGCGGCCGGCACCCGTGACCTGACGAGTAAACGATGGCTGATTTACCGATCAACGACCTAAACGTCGCCTCCAACGAGACTCTGATCACTCCTGATCAGCTCAAGCGCGATATCCCCCTGAGCGACGCTGCCCTGCGCACCGTCACCAAGGGCCGCGAAGTCATTCGCAACATTCTGGATGGCACCGACCACCGCCTGTTCGTCGTCATCGGGCCTTGCTCGATCCACGACATCAAGGCCGCCCACGAATACGCCGAGCGCCTGAAAGTGCTCGCCGCCGAAGTGTCCGATACCCTGTATCTGGTCATGCGCGTGTATTTCGAGAAGCCACGCACCACCGTCGGCTGGAAAGGCTTGATCAACGACCCCTACCTGGACGACTCGTTCAAGATCCAGGACGGCTTGCACATCGGTCGCCAGTTGTTGCTGGACCTGGCCGAAAAAGGCCTGCCGACCGCCACCGAAGCCCTCGACCCGATCTCCCCGCAATACTTGCAGGACCTGATCAGCTGGTCGGCCATCGGCGCACGCACCACCGAATCCCAGACCCACCGCGAAATGGCTTCCGGCCTGTCTTCGGCGGTCGGCTTCAAGAACGGCACCGACGGCGGCCTGACAGTGGCGATCAACGCCCTGCAATCGGTATCCAGCCCGCACCGCTTCCTGGGTATCAACCAGGAGGGTGGCGTGTCGATCGTCACCACCAAGGGCAACGCTTACGGCCATGTGGTCTTGCGCGGCGGCAACGGCAAGCCGAACTATGACTCGGTCAGCGTCGCGCTCTGCGAGCAAGCGCTGAACAAGGCGAAGATCAAGCCAAACATCATGGTTGATTGCAGCCACGCCAACTCCAACAAGGACCCGGCCCTGCAACCACTGGTGATGGAGAACGTCGCCAACCAGATTCTGGAAGGCAACAAGTCGATCATCGGCTTGATGGTCGAGAGTCACCTGAACTGGGGCTGCCAGGCCATCCCGAAAGACCTCGCCGACCTGCAATACGGCGTATCGATCACCGACGCCTGCATCGACTGGTCCGCCACCGAAAACACCTTGCGCAGCATGCATGCCAAGCTCAAGGACGTGCTGCCAAAACGTGACCGCAACTGATCAACGTTTAGCGCACACAAAAACGCCAGGCTTAAACCTGGCGTTTTTTTATGCGTTCGTTTTGATCACAGCTTGGCAGCGTGCCGTTGGTGACGCTCCATGTAGCGCTCAACGTAGGAGCACGATGGAATGACGGTGTAACCCATTTCGTCTGCGTACTCCAACGCCTTCTCGGTCAAGGCTGCTGCAATGCCGCGTCCCCGCAATGCGTTGGGCACGAATGTGCGATAGATATCCAGGGTCTGTTTCCCCAGATCCATATAGGTCAGGTAGGCACGATGACCGTCCACACTGGTCTCGAACTGATGACCAGCCTGGTCATGGTGGATGGACAACGCCTCGCTCATCACTACTCCTCGCGGGTCTTGAATTCTGACCCCTACCTTACCGATGTTTTTCCGGCGAAGGAACATCTACGCCACCCCGTGCCAATGGACACCGAGAAGAACTGCACCGATCTCGCGCAACCGAGCACGTATCAAATAGTAGGCACCATTGGCAAAAATGCTCAAGGTACGCTCGTCATCATGCTCAACTGGCGGGTGCTGCTTCAGGGAACGCAGGGACGGCTCGACCGGCGGTCTTTGCGGGTCGAAAGCCTGAACATTGCCGGATGTTGAGACTTAAGACGAACCCGCGATTTTAAAGTCACCTCTACATGGATAAAGATTATGAGGGCCGCTGCGCAAAATTCGAACGAAAGTATGGACGAGTTCATCTAGCCAGACTTTAGCCAAGACTGAAAAAAAACGCCGTGAGTGCCGGGAACTTTTCCTCACCGCTTCGCTCAGGCTCGGGCCTCGTAGCTGGATATTTTTTAAACAATGCAGTTAAAAGTTGCTCGAAAAAGAATCAACGCCTACAATTTTTTTTGCTTCTTGCGTTACGTCAGTTTACTTACGAGTAGTAATGAGTAGTATGTACGCCGGCTATTTCCTCACTCTGAGGAGACAGCTACTTAATTGAAAGTCCTTGAAGGGGAACACGATGAACAACGTTCTGAAATTCTCTGCTCTGGCTCTGGCCGCAGTTCTGGCTACCGGTTGCAGCAGCGCATCGAAAGAAACAGAAGCACGTCTGACCGCTACTGAAGACGCAGCAGCTCGCTCCCAAGCTCGTGCAGACGAAGCTTACCGTAAAGCTGATGAAGCTCTGGCTGCTGCTCAAAAAGCACAACAGACTGCTGACGAAGCTAACGAGCGTGCTCTGCGCATGCTGGACAAAGCTAGCCGCAAGTAATAATCCCTCGGGATTGTTATCAAGCCGACCCATTTTATGGGTCGGCTTTTTTGTTGCCGGGTGTTTTCTTCCGGCAATAAAAAACCCGCCGACGCAACCTGCGTCGGCGGGTTTCTTTCAAGCCTTACTGCAATGGATCGAGCGGTGCACTCGACATCATTGGCGCAGCCCCGTTCGGCACAGCGATTTCCACCGGCAGGCCATCTTCAGCGGCGACCACGTCGCGCACCACATCCCAATTCATACGTAGGTTGTTAGTGATGTCTTCACGCTTGAGCATCGCGTTGATAACCGCAGTGTGCTTGTCGACCACCGAAGGGTTGCCCTTGTCATCCAGTGGCGTGTGCGCTTCCAGATAAACCTTGCCGGCACTCACACCGAACTTGTACGGGTCGTTGATGATCCGCACCGACGTACCGACCGGCACCATGCCAGCCATTTCCAGCACGTTGTTGTTGAACATGCGGAAGCAGCCATGACTGGTACGCATGCCGATGCCAAACTTCTTGTTAGAGCCGTGGATCAGGTAGCCCGGTGTACCCAGAGTGAACTTGAACGGCCCCAGAGGGTTGTCTGGGCCTGCCGGCACCACATTAGGCAGCGGATCTCCGTCGGCGGCGTGCTCGGCCTTGATCGACGCTGGAGGCGTCCAGGTCGGGTTCGGCGTCTTCGCGGTGATGCTGGTGTGGGCAATCGGCGAACCCCAGCCCTCACGACCGATACCCAACGGGAACGTGTACACCACGTTCTTGCCTTTCGGGTAGTAGTAGAGGCGGTACTCGGCCAGGTTGATCACGATGCCTTCACGCGGTCCCGGTGGCAGGATGAAACGTGTTGGCAGAATGATTTCGGTGCCGGCGCCCGGCAACCATGCATCAACTCCAGGGTTGGCCGCGACCATTTCCGTGTAGCCCAGGTCGTAGGCGGTACCAAGGTCGGCGAAGGTATCTTCGTATTTGGCCTTGATCACTTGCACCTGACCGATGATGTCTTCACCGGGCGGTGGCAGGGGAAACTCCAATGCTGCAACTGGACCGGCCGCAAACAACGCAGCAAGAGTCAGGCAGCGGGTAACGGCAGGAAAACGCGGCAACATCCGGAAAGTCCTTCGCAGGTCGACTAGGGTAAAAGCGCGATTGTACACCGCCGCCCGTAAATTCGGGGAGTTGGTCGATAGCAAGCTATCCTTGACGCCTTAGAGCTCGAAGCGCAGCTCTGGCCAGATGGGCGAAGTGCCGCGCTTTTGCGATTCCAGAATGGCTCGGCACAGCGAGCACAGTCGCTGGTCCTGAAACACACGACGGTCGACGCTCGACCAGCGTGGCTGTGCCGGCAACAGGCTGCCGCACAAGGTTCGGTCCGCCGAGCCGCCCAGTTCCAGCTGACGCGTCACCAGATGCACCCGCACTTCCTGGCAGGCGAACAGATCCAGCTGTTCGTCAGGCTCGATCAGTTGGTAGGCAAAAAGTGACCAGGCGGGACGCGGCATCGGGGGCTCCAAATCGGGGGCGCCACCTTAGCCGAAAGCCTGCTTCTAGAAAAGTCTCATAACAGTGGTTTTAGCGTAGGCCAGACATTTTCCAGCAACTTGTCCTGAGCCCCGGCCGCCGGGTGTATGCCGTCGGCCTGCATCAGGTCTGGATGACCGCCCACACCGTCGAGAAAAAACGGCACCAGCGGGATTTTCTTCTCATTGGCCAGGTTGCTGTAGACCTTGGCAAAGGCCTCGGTGTATCGAACGCCGTAATTGGGTGGCAATTGCATGCCCAACAGCAACACCTTGGCACCGCTGTCCTGAGAGTTGTCGATCATCGCCGCAAGGTTTTGTTGCAATTGCGTCGGAAGCAATCCACGCAGACCGTCATTGCCGCCCAACTCAAGGATGACCAACTCAGGCTTATGCTCTGCAAGCAGCGCGGGCAGGCGTGCCTGGCCTCCGGCACTGGTGTCGCCGCTGATGGACGCATTGATCACTTTGTCGTCGAAACCTTCGCGCTTGAGCCGTTGTTCAAGCAGTGAGACCCACCCCAACCGGGTATCCAGCCCGAAACCGGCGCTGATACTATCGCCAACGATCAGGACAGTACCCGCCGCTGCGTTCTGGGCCATGCACATCAAGGCCAGGCCAGCACTCAAAAACCACACACGCATCGGATTCTCCATGGGCGCAAGCATTCTCACCGCGAAGAACCTCAGCAAAGTGGTCCCCAGCGCGGAAGGTGAACTGACTATCCTGCACGAACTCAGCCTGGAACTGAACAAGGGCGACAGCCTGGCCATCGTCGGCGCCTCCGGTTCCGGCAAATCCACCCTCCTCGGCCTGCTGGCCGGCCTCGACCTGCCCAGCAGCGGCGAAGTCACGCTGGCCGGGCAAGGGCTGAGCGCACTCGACGAGGATCAACGTGCACGCATCCGGGCCGAGCATGTCGGTTTTGTTTTCCAGTCCTTTCAGCTGCTCGACAGCCTCAACGCGTTGGAAAACGTCATGTTGCCGCTGGAACTCGATGGCCGCAAAGACGCCCGCGAGCGGGCCACCGAATTGCTGCAACGGGTCGGCCTGGGCCAGCGCCTGACGCACTCGCCGCGCCAGCTCTCGGGAGGTGAACAGCAACGTGTGGCGATTGCCCGGGCGTTTGCCGCCGAACCCGACGTGCTGTTTGCCGATGAACCCACCGGCAACCTCGACAGCCACACCGGCGAGCGCATCAGCGATCTGTTGTTCGAACTCAATCAGGAACGCGGCACGACGCTGGTGCTCGTGACGCACGACGAACGCCTGGCACATCGCTGCCGGCGTCTGATCCGCCTTGAAGCCGGCCTGCTGGTCGCCCCTCTGGAGCCTTGATGGCACGCCTGCCGCTGTTGCGCCTGTTCAGTCTTGCCATCCGCCAACTGCTGCGCGACGCCCGCGCCGGTGAATTGCGGGTGTTGTTCTTCGCCTTGCTGGTGGCCGTAGCGGCGAGCACCGCCATCGGTTACTTCGGCGCCCGCCTGAACGGCGCCATGATGTTGCGCGCCACCGAGTTTCTCGGTGCCGACCTGCTGCTCGAAGGCAGCTCACCGGCGCGTCCCGAACAGATCAACAGTGGCCTGGAATTAGGGCTCGAACACGCTCAAGTGGTGGAGTTCTCCAGCGTCATCGCCACCGACAATGGCATTCAACTGTCCAGCATCAAGGCGGCCGACGCGGTCTACCCACTGCGCGGCGAACTGAAAAGCGCCCCGACACCCTTCGCCCCGGAAGAACCCGGTGGCGGACCGAAACCCGGTGAAGCCTGGGTCGAAGCGCGCTTGCTGACAGCACTGGACCTGAAGATCGGCGACAGCATCGACGTCGGCCTGAAAACCCTGAAGCTGGCACGGGTGCTGACCTACGAACCCGACCGGGCGGGCAACTTCTACAGCCTGACACCACGCGTGCTGATCAACCTCGACGACCTAACCGCCACCGGTGTGGTGCAACCGGGTAGCCGGGTCAGCTACCGTGAACTCTGGCGCGGCAAAGCCGAGGCGCTGGAAACCTATC
It encodes the following:
- a CDS encoding thioredoxin family protein, translating into MNTDSLCRPSDIVSPSIVVELELTDFDADQRLLAMSGVSLVIFTSVGCASCRFAREQLPGLDLNVDRLCWIDAGNNGGVVERYQVFHLPALFVVRDGEFFGALKSRLTGTELNEAVGRALMKTAEELP
- a CDS encoding PilZ domain-containing protein, translated to MGRFIPHPDDVPVELTLLTHECISRQRLHTISLGGMACNYHRAWRHGTALEVRMPTLNPDMRYLGYVAWCLRRKRGYLVGIAFVDEQMLFSARMGEQVCQIERYCRLHDAHDDLQGIQALALEWVQQHADEFSHDTVRKAFAQPMLD
- a CDS encoding 3-deoxy-7-phosphoheptulonate synthase gives rise to the protein MADLPINDLNVASNETLITPDQLKRDIPLSDAALRTVTKGREVIRNILDGTDHRLFVVIGPCSIHDIKAAHEYAERLKVLAAEVSDTLYLVMRVYFEKPRTTVGWKGLINDPYLDDSFKIQDGLHIGRQLLLDLAEKGLPTATEALDPISPQYLQDLISWSAIGARTTESQTHREMASGLSSAVGFKNGTDGGLTVAINALQSVSSPHRFLGINQEGGVSIVTTKGNAYGHVVLRGGNGKPNYDSVSVALCEQALNKAKIKPNIMVDCSHANSNKDPALQPLVMENVANQILEGNKSIIGLMVESHLNWGCQAIPKDLADLQYGVSITDACIDWSATENTLRSMHAKLKDVLPKRDRN
- a CDS encoding GNAT family N-acetyltransferase; its protein translation is MSEALSIHHDQAGHQFETSVDGHRAYLTYMDLGKQTLDIYRTFVPNALRGRGIAAALTEKALEYADEMGYTVIPSCSYVERYMERHQRHAAKL
- the oprI gene encoding outer membrane lipoprotei OprI, with product MNNVLKFSALALAAVLATGCSSASKETEARLTATEDAAARSQARADEAYRKADEALAAAQKAQQTADEANERALRMLDKASRK
- a CDS encoding L,D-transpeptidase family protein; amino-acid sequence: MLPRFPAVTRCLTLAALFAAGPVAALEFPLPPPGEDIIGQVQVIKAKYEDTFADLGTAYDLGYTEMVAANPGVDAWLPGAGTEIILPTRFILPPGPREGIVINLAEYRLYYYPKGKNVVYTFPLGIGREGWGSPIAHTSITAKTPNPTWTPPASIKAEHAADGDPLPNVVPAGPDNPLGPFKFTLGTPGYLIHGSNKKFGIGMRTSHGCFRMFNNNVLEMAGMVPVGTSVRIINDPYKFGVSAGKVYLEAHTPLDDKGNPSVVDKHTAVINAMLKREDITNNLRMNWDVVRDVVAAEDGLPVEIAVPNGAAPMMSSAPLDPLQ
- a CDS encoding arylesterase, whose translation is MRVWFLSAGLALMCMAQNAAAGTVLIVGDSISAGFGLDTRLGWVSLLEQRLKREGFDDKVINASISGDTSAGGQARLPALLAEHKPELVILELGGNDGLRGLLPTQLQQNLAAMIDNSQDSGAKVLLLGMQLPPNYGVRYTEAFAKVYSNLANEKKIPLVPFFLDGVGGHPDLMQADGIHPAAGAQDKLLENVWPTLKPLL
- a CDS encoding ABC transporter ATP-binding protein, with translation MGASILTAKNLSKVVPSAEGELTILHELSLELNKGDSLAIVGASGSGKSTLLGLLAGLDLPSSGEVTLAGQGLSALDEDQRARIRAEHVGFVFQSFQLLDSLNALENVMLPLELDGRKDARERATELLQRVGLGQRLTHSPRQLSGGEQQRVAIARAFAAEPDVLFADEPTGNLDSHTGERISDLLFELNQERGTTLVLVTHDERLAHRCRRLIRLEAGLLVAPLEP